One segment of Sesamum indicum cultivar Zhongzhi No. 13 linkage group LG4, S_indicum_v1.0, whole genome shotgun sequence DNA contains the following:
- the LOC105161164 gene encoding uncharacterized protein LOC105161164 isoform X1, which translates to MASSLLPYAPFSLSLTSTSTPRNAVALAAAPFASMSTTQRKSRRKKQPNQQNDLKSSDDNGYTGTAEGNFTPSSAEKLLRLVFMEELMERARSGSISGVSDVIYDMIAAGLTPGPRSFHGLVVSHVLNRDEEGAMHALRRELSEGLRPLHETFIALIRLFGSKGHATRGLEILAAMEKLNYDIRQAWLLLVEELVRGGHLEAANRVFLKGAEGGLRATDELYDLLIEEDCKVGDHSNALTIAYEMEGAGRMATTFHFNCLLSVQATCGIPEIAFSTFENMEYGEAYMKPDTETYNWVIQAYTRAESYDRVQDVAELLGMMVEDYKRLQPNVRTYALLVECFTKYCVTKEAIRHFRALKYFEGGTKILHNEGQYGDPLSLYLRALCREGRIVELLEALETLSKDNQQIPPRAMILSRKYRTLVSSWIEPLQEEAELGHEVDYIARYIAEGGLTGERKRWVPRRGKTPLDPDAEGFIYSNPMETSFKQRCLEEWKIHHRKLLKTLRNEGPAVLGNVSESDYIRVEERLKKIIKGPEQSSLKPKAASKMIVSELKEELEAQGLPTDGTRNVLYQRVQKARRINRSRGRPLWVPPVEEEEEEVDEELDELISRIKLEEGNTEFWRRRFLGEGLNENHNKPLEVEDYDVLDASDDADVGDDVVKEAEDDEVDEEDEEVEQNESQVGDRVKDKEAEAAKPPQMIGVQLLKDSEHSSSSSRKSKKKSSRVSMEDDDDDDWFPEDIHEAFKEMRKRKVFDVSDMYTIADAWGWTWEKEFKNKAPRKWSQEWEVDLAIKIMTKVIELGGTPTIGDCAMVLRAAIRAPMPSAFLQILQTTHQLGYVFGSPLYDEIISLCLDLGEIDAAIAIVTDLETSGIKVPDETLDRVISARQANENPVNDALQ; encoded by the exons AATTTTACGCCGTCGAGCGCTGAGAAGCTGCTGAGGCTTGTGTTCATGGAGGAGTTGATGGAGCGCGCCCGGAGTGGCAGCATTTCGGGAGTTTCTGATGTCATTTACGATATGATTGCCGCGGGGCTGACGCCTGGACCCAGGTCGTTTCACGGTCTCGTTGTTTCGCACGTGCTCAATCGCGATGAAGAAGGCGCT ATGCACGCTCTTAGAAGGGAATTGAGTGAGGGTCTTCGGCCTCTTCATGAAACATTTATAGCATTGATTCGTTTATTTGGGTCAAAAGGCCATGCTACCAGAGGATTAGAAATTCTGGCAGCAATGGAAAAACTCAACTATGACATTCGGCAAGCTTGGCTTCTTCTTGTTG AGGAGCTCGTCAGAGGTGGTCATTTGGAAGCTGCCAACAGAGTGTTCTTGAAGGGTGCCGAGGGTGGCCTGAGAGCTACAGATGAGCTTTATGATCTTCTTATTGAGGAGGACTGTAAAGTGGGAGATCACTCAAATGCACTGACCATAGCCTATGAAATGGAGGGAGCTGGTAGAATGGCTACTACATTTCATTTCAATTGCCTCTTGAGTGTGCAG GCTACTTGCGGAATTCCTGAAATTGCTTTTTCCACCTTTGAAAACATGGAATATGGAGAAG CTTATATGAAACCTGATACGGAGACATATAATTGGGTAATCCAAGCATATACAAGAGCTGAGTCATATGACAG GGTTCAAGATGTTGCTGAATTACTTGGGATGATGGTTGAAGACTACAAGCGCTTGCAACCAAATGTGAGAACCTATGC GTTGTTGGTGGAGTGCTTTACAAAGTATTGTGTAACAAAGGAAGCCATTCGGCATTTTCGTGcactcaaatattttgaaggtgggaccaaaattttacataatgaGGGACAATATGGAGATCCGCTTTCTTTATATCTTCGTGCATTATGTAGAGAAG GAAGAATTGTTGAGTTACTAGAAGCTCTTGAAACCTTGTCAAAAGATAACCAACAAATCCCACCTAGAGCCATGATTTTGAGCAGGAAGTATCGCACACTAGTCAGCTCATGGATTGAACCTTTGCAAGAAGAAGCTGAACTTGGGCATGAAGTTGATTACATTGCCAG GTACATTGCAGAAGGTGGTCTTACAGGTGAACGCAAGCGATGGGTTCCACGTAGAGGAAAAACTCCTTTAGATCCTGATGCTGAAGGTTTTATATATTCCAATCCCATGGAAACCTCCTTCAAGCAACGATGTCTTGAAGAATGGAAAATACATCATCGGAAACTTTTGAAAACGTTACGGAATGAAGGACCTGCAGTGTTAGGGAATGTGTCTGAATCTGACTACATTAGAGTTGAGGAGAGATTGAAGAAAATCATCAAAGGTCCAGAACAAAGCTCCTTGAAACCCAAAGCCGCTAGTAAAATGATTGTATCAGAACTAAAAGAAGAACTGGAAGCTCAAGGTTTGCCGACTGATGGTACTAGAAATGTTCTCTATCAGCGTGTACAGAAAGCAAGGAGAATAAATCGTTCTAGAGGTCGGCCCCTTTGGGTTCCACCtgtggaggaagaagaagaagag gTTGATGAAGAATTGGATGAATTAATTTCACGGATTAAGTTGGAAGAAGGCAATACAGAGTTCTGGAGACGTCGTTTTCTTGGGGAAGGCCTGAATGAGAATCATAACAAACCATTGGAAGTAGAAGATTATGATGTTCTTGATGCCTCAGATGATGCTGACGTTGGTGATGATGTTGTGAAAGAGGCTGAGGATGATGAGGTCGACGAGGAGGACGAGGAAGTGGAACAAAATGAAAGCCAAGTAGGTGACAGGGTTAAAGATAAGGAAGCTGAAGCCGCGAAACCTCCTCAAATGATTGGAGTGCAATTGTTGAAAGACTCAGAGCACAGTTCAAGCTCATCAaggaaatcaaagaaaaaatcttcTCGGGTATCAATGGAG GATGATGACGACGATGATTGGTTCCCTGAGGATATTCATGAAGCATTTAAAGAAATGAGGAAAAGGAAAGTGTTTGATGTATCAGACATGTATACAATAGCTGATGCTTGGGGTTGGACATGGGAGAAGGAATTCAAGAACAAAGCACCTAGAAAGTGGTCACAGGAGTGGGAAGTTGACTTGGCTattaaaataatgacaaag GTCATCGAATTGGGTGGAACACCAACGATTGGGGACTGTGCCATGGTACTTAGAGCTGCTATACGAGCTCCTATGCCGTCAGCTTTCTTACAGATTTTGCAGACAACACATCAGCTTGGTTATGTTTTTGGCAG CCCGTTGTATGATGAGATCATCAGTTTGTGTCTAGATCTTGGGGAAATCGATGCAGCTATTGCCATTGTGACGGACTTGGAAACGAGCGGAATCAAAGTACCCGATGAAACACTTGACAGAGTCATTTCCGCTAGACAAGCAAATGAAAATCCAGTCAATGATGCATTACAGTAG
- the LOC105161164 gene encoding uncharacterized protein LOC105161164 isoform X2: MMHALRRELSEGLRPLHETFIALIRLFGSKGHATRGLEILAAMEKLNYDIRQAWLLLVEELVRGGHLEAANRVFLKGAEGGLRATDELYDLLIEEDCKVGDHSNALTIAYEMEGAGRMATTFHFNCLLSVQATCGIPEIAFSTFENMEYGEAYMKPDTETYNWVIQAYTRAESYDRVQDVAELLGMMVEDYKRLQPNVRTYALLVECFTKYCVTKEAIRHFRALKYFEGGTKILHNEGQYGDPLSLYLRALCREGRIVELLEALETLSKDNQQIPPRAMILSRKYRTLVSSWIEPLQEEAELGHEVDYIARYIAEGGLTGERKRWVPRRGKTPLDPDAEGFIYSNPMETSFKQRCLEEWKIHHRKLLKTLRNEGPAVLGNVSESDYIRVEERLKKIIKGPEQSSLKPKAASKMIVSELKEELEAQGLPTDGTRNVLYQRVQKARRINRSRGRPLWVPPVEEEEEEVDEELDELISRIKLEEGNTEFWRRRFLGEGLNENHNKPLEVEDYDVLDASDDADVGDDVVKEAEDDEVDEEDEEVEQNESQVGDRVKDKEAEAAKPPQMIGVQLLKDSEHSSSSSRKSKKKSSRVSMEDDDDDDWFPEDIHEAFKEMRKRKVFDVSDMYTIADAWGWTWEKEFKNKAPRKWSQEWEVDLAIKIMTKVIELGGTPTIGDCAMVLRAAIRAPMPSAFLQILQTTHQLGYVFGSPLYDEIISLCLDLGEIDAAIAIVTDLETSGIKVPDETLDRVISARQANENPVNDALQ, translated from the exons ATG ATGCACGCTCTTAGAAGGGAATTGAGTGAGGGTCTTCGGCCTCTTCATGAAACATTTATAGCATTGATTCGTTTATTTGGGTCAAAAGGCCATGCTACCAGAGGATTAGAAATTCTGGCAGCAATGGAAAAACTCAACTATGACATTCGGCAAGCTTGGCTTCTTCTTGTTG AGGAGCTCGTCAGAGGTGGTCATTTGGAAGCTGCCAACAGAGTGTTCTTGAAGGGTGCCGAGGGTGGCCTGAGAGCTACAGATGAGCTTTATGATCTTCTTATTGAGGAGGACTGTAAAGTGGGAGATCACTCAAATGCACTGACCATAGCCTATGAAATGGAGGGAGCTGGTAGAATGGCTACTACATTTCATTTCAATTGCCTCTTGAGTGTGCAG GCTACTTGCGGAATTCCTGAAATTGCTTTTTCCACCTTTGAAAACATGGAATATGGAGAAG CTTATATGAAACCTGATACGGAGACATATAATTGGGTAATCCAAGCATATACAAGAGCTGAGTCATATGACAG GGTTCAAGATGTTGCTGAATTACTTGGGATGATGGTTGAAGACTACAAGCGCTTGCAACCAAATGTGAGAACCTATGC GTTGTTGGTGGAGTGCTTTACAAAGTATTGTGTAACAAAGGAAGCCATTCGGCATTTTCGTGcactcaaatattttgaaggtgggaccaaaattttacataatgaGGGACAATATGGAGATCCGCTTTCTTTATATCTTCGTGCATTATGTAGAGAAG GAAGAATTGTTGAGTTACTAGAAGCTCTTGAAACCTTGTCAAAAGATAACCAACAAATCCCACCTAGAGCCATGATTTTGAGCAGGAAGTATCGCACACTAGTCAGCTCATGGATTGAACCTTTGCAAGAAGAAGCTGAACTTGGGCATGAAGTTGATTACATTGCCAG GTACATTGCAGAAGGTGGTCTTACAGGTGAACGCAAGCGATGGGTTCCACGTAGAGGAAAAACTCCTTTAGATCCTGATGCTGAAGGTTTTATATATTCCAATCCCATGGAAACCTCCTTCAAGCAACGATGTCTTGAAGAATGGAAAATACATCATCGGAAACTTTTGAAAACGTTACGGAATGAAGGACCTGCAGTGTTAGGGAATGTGTCTGAATCTGACTACATTAGAGTTGAGGAGAGATTGAAGAAAATCATCAAAGGTCCAGAACAAAGCTCCTTGAAACCCAAAGCCGCTAGTAAAATGATTGTATCAGAACTAAAAGAAGAACTGGAAGCTCAAGGTTTGCCGACTGATGGTACTAGAAATGTTCTCTATCAGCGTGTACAGAAAGCAAGGAGAATAAATCGTTCTAGAGGTCGGCCCCTTTGGGTTCCACCtgtggaggaagaagaagaagag gTTGATGAAGAATTGGATGAATTAATTTCACGGATTAAGTTGGAAGAAGGCAATACAGAGTTCTGGAGACGTCGTTTTCTTGGGGAAGGCCTGAATGAGAATCATAACAAACCATTGGAAGTAGAAGATTATGATGTTCTTGATGCCTCAGATGATGCTGACGTTGGTGATGATGTTGTGAAAGAGGCTGAGGATGATGAGGTCGACGAGGAGGACGAGGAAGTGGAACAAAATGAAAGCCAAGTAGGTGACAGGGTTAAAGATAAGGAAGCTGAAGCCGCGAAACCTCCTCAAATGATTGGAGTGCAATTGTTGAAAGACTCAGAGCACAGTTCAAGCTCATCAaggaaatcaaagaaaaaatcttcTCGGGTATCAATGGAG GATGATGACGACGATGATTGGTTCCCTGAGGATATTCATGAAGCATTTAAAGAAATGAGGAAAAGGAAAGTGTTTGATGTATCAGACATGTATACAATAGCTGATGCTTGGGGTTGGACATGGGAGAAGGAATTCAAGAACAAAGCACCTAGAAAGTGGTCACAGGAGTGGGAAGTTGACTTGGCTattaaaataatgacaaag GTCATCGAATTGGGTGGAACACCAACGATTGGGGACTGTGCCATGGTACTTAGAGCTGCTATACGAGCTCCTATGCCGTCAGCTTTCTTACAGATTTTGCAGACAACACATCAGCTTGGTTATGTTTTTGGCAG CCCGTTGTATGATGAGATCATCAGTTTGTGTCTAGATCTTGGGGAAATCGATGCAGCTATTGCCATTGTGACGGACTTGGAAACGAGCGGAATCAAAGTACCCGATGAAACACTTGACAGAGTCATTTCCGCTAGACAAGCAAATGAAAATCCAGTCAATGATGCATTACAGTAG